The Aspergillus luchuensis IFO 4308 DNA, chromosome 4, nearly complete sequence DNA window TACTAGTCCTTTGTGCTGGGTCCGCAATTGTCCAGGGCATGGACCAGACGGCAGTTAATGGAGCACAAGAGTAAGTGACACACTGTGAGATTCCCTTTCTAATAACTGAGTACGGTCAGGTTCTACTTCGCCGAATTCAACCTCACCAATAGATGGCAGCAAGGGCTCCTCAATGGGGCTCCATACTTATGCTCAGCGCTTATAGGATGTTGGACAACAGCCCCTCTGAACCGGTGGTTTGGTCGTCGTGGAtgcatcttcatctcatGCTTCATATCCTTTGCCTCGTCCTTTTGGATGGCTGCGGCACATACTTGGTGGAACCTGCTACTGGCCCGATTTCTCCTCGGGTTTGCAGTAGGCGCCaagtcaacaacaaccccggTATATGGTGCGGAATGCTCTCCAGCCATCATTCGTGGTGCGTTGGTTATGATGTGGCAAATGTGGACCGCGTTTGGGATTATGCTAGGGTACATTGCTTCAGTTGCCTTCATGGATGTGACACACCCCACAATTCCCGGTTTCAACTGGAGATTGATGCTGGGTTCAACTGCCATTCCGTAAGCTTAGTCATATTCACCTAACTCACCGGCCCTAGTTGTGCTGATCCCATCCAGTCCCTTCTTCGTGTGCATGCAAGTGTACTTCTGCCCCGAGTCACCCAGATGGTATATGATGAGGAATCGCTATCAGGACGCTTACAAAGCACTCTGTAAGCTCCGCCCCTCCTCGTTTCAGGCGGCCCGCGACCTCTACTATATCCACACGGCACTACAGGTTGAGGAACAGCTCCGGGAAGGCAAACAACTCTGGCGCGAGATGTTCACCATCCCACGCAATCGACGAGCAGCACAATCCTCGTTTTTTGTCATGTTTATGCAGCAATTCTGTGGAGTGAATGCGATAATGTACTATTCGAGCTCAATGTTTGCGGATGCAGGATTTGATAGGCGTATGGCGTTGGTGACGTCATTGGGATGTGGTATAACGAACTGGATATTCGCCCTGCCGGCAGTATATACGATTGACACGTTTGGAAGGCGGAACCTGCTCCTCACCACATTCCCATTGATGAGCCTGTTTCTGCTCTTCACCGGCTTTTCATTCTATATCCCGGACCAAACATCAAGGACGGCTTGCGTGGCGACGGGCATCTATCTGTTCATGATTGTGTACTCCCCAGGCGAGGGACCAGTACCTTTCACGTACTCTGCTGAGGCATTTGTAAGTCAATGTGTATCAAATTGTGAGAAGGGTTCTTACTAAACGAGACAGCCACTATATATCCGCGATGTAGGCATGTCCTTTGCGACTGCGACGACTTGGGGTTTCAACTTTATTGTCTCATTGACGTGGCTTCCATTGCGGGACGCCTTCAGTCCACAAGGCGCATTTGGCTGGTACGCAGCATGGAACGTCTTCGGATGGATCTTCTGCTACTTCTGTCTGCCTGAAACCAAAGCATTGTCGCTCGAGGAACTGGATCAGGTCTTTTCGGTTCCCACGAGAAAGCACGTCAATCACTATGCAGGGATGCTGCCGTGGTATATAAGGAAATATATCTTGCGAGGAGATGTGCCGCCTCAAAAGCAGTTGTATAATTATGAGTAGATGGGAAGGCAGTGAAGGTCTGAACGGCAGAGCCAACATATCTCGTTGGAATTCGTGCCAAGGACGGCTAGCAGAGGAAGGCGAGTTTGCAGTATGTACGTTATGTATACCCTTTCGTATCATCCACACGTCATTCGGCTCAATTATCCGTACTTGATGCTTCCTGCCAATCCCTATCCAGCCGTAATATTACTCTAGTACTTGGGTCttcaataatattttaatcacGAAAGACTTTAGTCCAGTCATTTTCAAATTTTACACTTGGTGATTAACTAGCTTTCTCTTTCAAAATGCCTCCACCGTCAGTAGAAGACAGGCCAAGCCATGACACGATCTCAATCATTTATCCGTCCGACTTCAAGATTATTGTCACACGGAATTACCTATACTCAAAGGATAGGACGTACAAGAAGGCAACATTCAACGTTGACTATGCCACACTTATCAACTCGACTCAATTCTTTCGAGGCTGGTTGGATAGGAACAGGTTCTCTATGAAGCCCAAAAACGTCCTTGAACTCGATGGTTCCAACATTGTCACTTTTGAGATCATACTGCGCAAGCTTCATAACACTCTAGAACAGATGAGTGTAGGCGCTGTCTCTTTAGCTGACATCTGGGACCTGCCGTATTTATGCCAAACCTGTCATGTCGATTGCAAGGAATTAACACAATGGTTCAAGACGTGGTGCGCTCACCAAAAGGACAAGGTCGAGCCAGGAAAAGAGCTGAGCTACTATCATGAGGTCTTGATTCCGAGTTGTGTTTATAACGATGCCGAAATCTTTGCCCAATCAACGAGGGCCGTGGTATACCAGAACACTGGGCATATTACAGCGCGCATCCCTAATGAATATAGGAAGCCGCTTGCAGCGCCTCTTATGCGTAAGTCCCGAATCTATTTTGCCCTTCTTATTCTACATACCTCCCAAATCGAAGTCCTGAAATACCGTCATTGTTAACTTATGAGATGTACGGATTTAACAGGCCACTTGAACGCCGCCCGTGATCGCCTTTGCGAGATTGTCCACCAAGAGCTCTCTGGCCGCATTACGCATATCCTCCAGAGACCATTATCACCCTGCTGTGAGCGTACCGTTTTCGAACTCCTTCGGGAGCTTCAGAGAATACAAGCCTGGCCTTACGATAACTGCTTCACGAACCATGGAATTGACGAGCTGCTGAATCGTCTGGCCCACTTCGACGCGGATCGAATGCACAAGTACATTGATCCTGCCACGAACAGTCAATTCAACTGTGTTATGTGCAGCATGGATTGGAAAACTATTGTTGAGTCCACAGCGACTCGCGTAGCTGGCTACTTTGATGGACTGTGTCTTGACTGCGCGCTGAGGACTGACGAGAACCCTCCTCCTGGTGGGCAATACGACAAAAAGGACTACTGGGACTGTTTAGAAAGCCACGATCGGTACGATCGGAAATGTCGGATCCAACACGGAGAGCCCTCATGGTACTTTAGCTTCATGGGAGAGCAGCGAGAACTACAAGCAACCCCAGCTCATGGTGTTGGTCTCCCTTATCGTCTTTCCAACCAATGTTGAGCCTTTCTCGCTTTGAGAATGCTTTGCGCTTCTGTTAGTGCTCACCCATGCCCAATTTTAAAGTTTTGATAAGTAGGTATGCTTGTACCTAATCCATATGGCTCGGAATTGAGATAATTCTGTAATTTGTTTTTCCAACATCTGGAAATACAAGCCTGATTTTCTTAGTGTGATATTTTTGAAGTAAAACATGGATATCTGCAGCAGCCTTTCTATTTCAACCCGGTTTCGTAGCATCGATTCGTCTCTCAGAAAGGTAAGAGGTCGAACATGCCATCTCCTCAACATCAGCCTCCACGTTAGGTTTGATATCTGCATAACTAGGCTTCTAATCAGATAGATATTGATTACTTTGTACAAATCCAACAAGTCGCGATGACAAAGGTATTGCATGGTTTCAAAAGAGAGGCTGACCAGTTGCATACATCTCCCCACAGAGATCAAATACCACCTACCCACATGCATCCGAAGAGAAATGAATCATTTGGCTATTAAACTACCAACTatgcttctccagaagcTGATCCAGCTACCCCTGTTTGCTCCCTCATTCCGTATCATCTCAAGTCGGTCCACAAAAAGTcaatttcctttcctcgCAGATTTGAAACACGAGATGACATTCCCTTCGCGGCAAGGTCTCCAGATGAGACTAGTCGACACATTTGAGTAATCCCAGCACCAGTGGTCGTGGTCGCATGTATCAGGATGCTGAGGACGGTTGTGTGGGTCGCCCAAAGCCTTCTCTATGTCGTTGATTCCATTGTTGTAGACCGCGTAGATCGAGGAAGGGCTCGAGGATACGAAGCAGTTCTCGGAAGGTAAGAACAAAGATATAGCAGGCAACCGCTTTGATAAGTAGTGCAAGGGCTTGATCGAGCTCACTATGCATCTTTTTGGGCTATGCGTCAAGAAATATAGGCTAGATATAACAGTCAACTCAGAGTTGTATGGAATTGTCGTTTGCAGTGGACATGCAACAAGAAGGGTAATCGaaggaatggatgaatgTGCTTCCAGAACTTGTTATTACACATATTTCTTGAGAAATATAGCTCGAAAGGATGGCGCGGATATGCGATTGGCTGCTTCGTTAGCAGGGTTACTTTGGGCCCCTTCGATCACGACTCCCCGTATCTGCTCTGGACAGCATCCTCCTTATTTAGCTCCTAGGCCCATCGGAAGACTGTGGCATTACCTGAAAATCTGGAGCAGGAACAGATATTTCGATCAGATTTACTGGGACCTGATAGAGTACTCGTATAGGGAAACAATCCAATTCGCCGAGTAAGGGGAACATCAGTATCCGCTACCTTAGATGTGGGCCAAGTGAATGGCTCCGATTGGGCTCTCTCTGGGGACTGACAGGGAAGTAAATCACATCACGCAGGGACTCATCTACTAATATAAGCACAGTAGCCTCATTGGGACAGTGCGTATGATTGGGGCCCCAAGGTGATCACATGGAACTGGTCAATGGTCCACTTATTCATCTATGGTTTGTGGGGAAGCAGCCGGCGACCTACTAGAGTGACAGGGAAGGCATTCCAAGCGGAATGACCCGACGATGTAGACCAAATCAACCCTACATACCGCAGCAGTCCACAAGTAGACCTCCCCGGATATTACATTGGGATAATCTGGGGTAATGACACAATTGCGCTTGAAATCAATCCACACTAGATGGAGTTCAACTTCAATGTTGGTGGTTTTACTGTTTTTTTCGAAAGAACAAGTATCTATAAACACGTCAACATTCTCAGTAGCAGTTGTGGTCAATGAGATTAGTATTTTCAGATTAT harbors:
- a CDS encoding uncharacterized protein (COG:S;~EggNog:ENOG410PRUM), producing MPPPSVEDRPSHDTISIIYPSDFKIIVTRNYLYSKDRTYKKATFNVDYATLINSTQFFRGWLDRNRFSMKPKNVLELDGSNIVTFEIILRKLHNTLEQMSVGAVSLADIWDLPYLCQTCHVDCKELTQWFKTWCAHQKDKVEPGKELSYYHEVLIPSCVYNDAEIFAQSTRAVVYQNTGHITARIPNEYRKPLAAPLMRHLNAARDRLCEIVHQELSGRITHILQRPLSPCCERTVFELLRELQRIQAWPYDNCFTNHGIDELLNRLAHFDADRMHKYIDPATNSQFNCVMCSMDWKTIVESTATRVAGYFDGLCLDCALRTDENPPPGGQYDKKDYWDCLESHDRYDRKCRIQHGEPSWYFSFMGEQRELQATPAHGVGLPYRLSNQC
- a CDS encoding uncharacterized protein (COG:G;~EggNog:ENOG410PHGF;~InterPro:IPR005828,IPR036259;~TransMembrane:1 (o32-50i);~go_component: GO:0016021 - integral component of membrane [Evidence IEA];~go_function: GO:0022857 - transmembrane transporter activity [Evidence IEA];~go_process: GO:0055085 - transmembrane transport [Evidence IEA]); translation: MSFATATTWGFNFIVSLTWLPLRDAFSPQGAFGWYAAWNVFGWIFCYFCLPETKALSLEELDQVFSVPTRKHVNHYAGMLPWYIRKYILRGDVPPQKQLYNYE
- a CDS encoding uncharacterized protein (COG:G;~EggNog:ENOG410PHGF;~InterPro:IPR005829,IPR005828,IPR003663,IPR036259, IPR020846;~PFAM:PF00083,PF07690;~TransMembrane:9 (i122-140o165-184i196-217o223-242i254-276o288-309i380-399o411-434i441-463o);~go_component: GO:0016020 - membrane [Evidence IEA];~go_component: GO:0016021 - integral component of membrane [Evidence IEA];~go_function: GO:0022857 - transmembrane transporter activity [Evidence IEA];~go_process: GO:0055085 - transmembrane transport [Evidence IEA]), with translation MDDKKGDPENPTSTVHHLESPTSNDKQDPEVARDWTRDLTESKNVTTSTRLKNPLSGLTRDELFQDVESFARDKGLEHIMDELKRGSLVAQDPKGFESLDELSEGDKELLRREKTHRWSQPFMMYFMTILCAGSAIVQGMDQTAVNGAQEFYFAEFNLTNRWQQGLLNGAPYLCSALIGCWTTAPLNRWFGRRGCIFISCFISFASSFWMAAAHTWWNLLLARFLLGFAVGAKSTTTPVYGAECSPAIIRGALVMMWQMWTAFGIMLGYIASVAFMDVTHPTIPGFNWRLMLGSTAIPPFFVCMQVYFCPESPRWYMMRNRYQDAYKALCKLRPSSFQAARDLYYIHTALQVEEQLREGKQLWREMFTIPRNRRAAQSSFFVMFMQQFCGVNAIMYYSSSMFADAGFDRRMALVTSLGCGITNWIFALPAVYTIDTFGRRNLLLTTFPLMSLFLLFTGFSFYIPDQTSRTACVATGIYLFMIVYSPGEGPVPFTYSAEAFVSQCVSNCEKGSY